GCTGGAGGCTGCCGAGCATGGCAAGGGCGGTGAGCCGTGCCGACGCATAGCCTTGTTCCACGGTCAGATCTCGCCCCAGCTTGCCGAGCGGCGCGGCGAGGGTGCCGTCGGCATTGAGCGGCCCATGGCCCGAGATCAACGCGCGGTGGCCGACGAGGCGCACGAACCGGAACGGCAATACGACGCCGGGCGGCGGCGTCACCGGCGGGGGAAGAACGAGGCCGAGCGCGGCCAGTCGTTGCTCGATGCGGGCCATGGCTTTTCTCTCCTGGGGCGGACCGACAAGGCGTCCGCGTCATCTTGCCATGGCCGCGGCCGTCAACCCAGCGCAGGGTAGTCGGTGTAGCCCTTGGTGCCGCCGCCGTACATGGTGGCCTTGTCGACTTCGTTGAGCGGCGCGTTCTCGCGCAGGCGGCGCACCAGGTCGGGGTTCGCGATGAAGGGCTTGCCGAAGGCCACGAGGTCGTCGCCCTCCTTGACGGCCTCGTCCGCCAGCGGCTTGTCGTAGCCGTTGTTGACCATCCAGGCGCCCTTGCCGCCGGCCTGGCGGTAGGCGGCCTTGAGGGCCTCGTAGTCGAACGGTCGGTCCTCGATCTCGCGCGGGCCGCCGGTGGCACCTTCGATGACGTGGACGTAGGCCAGGCCGAGCGGCGCGAGCTGCTTCACCACGTAGGTGAAGAGCGGCTGCGGATCGGAGTCGTGCACGTCGTTGGCCGGCGTGACGGGCGACAGGCGGATGCCGGTCCTGCCGCCGCCGACCGCATCGACCACCGCGCGGGTGGCTTCCAGCAGCAGGCGGGCGCGGTTCTCGATGCTGCCGCCGTAGTCGTCCGTGCGCTTGTTGCTGCCGTCCTTCAGGAACTGGTCGAGCAGGTAGCCGTTGGCGCCGTGGAGTTCCACGCCGTCGAAGCCCGCGGTTTCCACTGCATTGCGCGCGGCCGCCGCAAAGGTGTGGACGATGCCGGGGAGCTCTTCCACGTCGAGCGCGCGCGGCTCGGAGGTGGCGACGAAGGTCGGCACGCCATCCTTGATGAGCACGGTCTTGGTCTTGGCGGTGATGGCCGAGGGCGCGACGGGCTTGCCGCCTTCGGGCTGAAGCTCGGTGTGCGACACGCGTCCCACGTGCCACAGCTGCACGACGATCTTGCCGCCCTTGGCATGCACCGCATCCGTCACGCGCTTCCAGCCGTCGAGCTGCTCGGTGCCGTAGAGGCCCGGCACGTCGGCATAGCCCTGGCCCTGGTGGCTCACGGCCGTGGCTTCGGTGATGAGCAGGCCGGCCGTGGCGCGTTGCGCGTAGTAGGTGGCCGCGATGTCCTGCGGAATGGCTTCGGGCGAGCGGTTGCGCGTGAGCGGCGCCATGACGATGCGGTTGGCGAGCTTCAGGTCGCCGGCCTGTACGGGGTCGAAGAGGGAGGGCATTTTTTTTCGCGGTCGTAAAAGTGCAAAGGAGGCCGCGAGGCTAAACCCGCGCGGCCAACCCTGCTGTCGCACGGTTGTCCCGTTGCTGCTAGGCGTTTGCCGTGCCGGCTGCCGCGAGCGCCAGCAAGGCCGCGCCCGCGCGCACCGGCATCGCGAGCAGGATCTGCCCCATGCCCTTGCCGAGCGGATCGTTGCGCAGCGAGGCCATGCCGCCGCCGCCCAGCGCCTGCTCGCACACGAAATTGAAAGCCCGGATCCCGGGCACTTCGTAGCGCGTCACCTTGCCCTTCACGAGGTGGGCCAGCCATGCGGCCACACGCGCTTCGGTGAGCTGCTCGTGCAGCAATGGCAGCACCGAGGGGTGGCGCGCGATCACGCCGATGTTCGAGGTGTCGCCCTTGTCGCCGCTGCGGGCCCATGCGAGACGGATGAGCGGCACCTCGATGGCGTCGTCACCGGCGGGTTCGCAGGCCTGCGTCGAAGCCGCCGTCGAGGGTGTCGGCGAAGCGGGCCTCTCTTCAGGCGCAAAGGCTGCATCGGGCGGCAGTTCGATGCGCTGCCCGTTCAGGGTCACGCGGGCCTGGACCTTCGACTTGTCGAGCAGGAACGCGAACTGCCGGATCGATGGCGACACGGACGAGCGTCCGCCGCCCGCGCCCGTGGTGCCCGGTGCCCATGAGGTGCCGGCCGGCGCCACTTCGCGCGCGAAGAGTTCGAGCGCTTCCTTGCGCGCGTGCGTCACCGCGAGCCGGAGCACGGCTTCGCGCGTCTGCGCGGCCTGTGCATGCGGCCCGTAGCACGACTCGGCGCCGAGCACCTCGAGTTGCACGCCGCTGTAGGGGCCGAAGCCATGCTCGGCGAACAGCGTGCCCGTGCGCGCGAGGATGGCCTCGCCGGTGCGGCGCGCCTTGGCAACGGCATCGAATCCGACAATGGTGAGTTGCGCCGCGCTCTTGAAGCCTTCCACGTAGGTGGCGCAGACCTTGTAGCTCGCAGTGGGCGCGCGCCCGCGTGCGCCGTGCACGCGCACGCGGTGCTCGCCCGCCTGTTCGATGCGCACCTGCGTGAA
The Variovorax sp. OAS795 genome window above contains:
- a CDS encoding RidA family protein, translating into MARIEQRLAALGLVLPPPVTPPPGVVLPFRFVRLVGHRALISGHGPLNADGTLAAPLGKLGRDLTVEQGYASARLTALAMLGSLQRALGDLDRISAWTRVFGMVASAPAFDQQPAVINGFSDLILELFGPETGAHARSAVGMAELPFNIPVEIEGEVAFDA
- a CDS encoding alkene reductase; amino-acid sequence: MPSLFDPVQAGDLKLANRIVMAPLTRNRSPEAIPQDIAATYYAQRATAGLLITEATAVSHQGQGYADVPGLYGTEQLDGWKRVTDAVHAKGGKIVVQLWHVGRVSHTELQPEGGKPVAPSAITAKTKTVLIKDGVPTFVATSEPRALDVEELPGIVHTFAAAARNAVETAGFDGVELHGANGYLLDQFLKDGSNKRTDDYGGSIENRARLLLEATRAVVDAVGGGRTGIRLSPVTPANDVHDSDPQPLFTYVVKQLAPLGLAYVHVIEGATGGPREIEDRPFDYEALKAAYRQAGGKGAWMVNNGYDKPLADEAVKEGDDLVAFGKPFIANPDLVRRLRENAPLNEVDKATMYGGGTKGYTDYPALG
- a CDS encoding acyclic terpene utilization AtuA family protein codes for the protein MSHNTGNNDPIVRIGGASGFWGDSSMGAPQLVASGQIDYLVFDYLAELTMSILAGARLKKPELGYATDFVSVAMKAVLQDVVRQGIRVVSNAGGVNPEGCAAALAALAAEQGIALKIAVVSGDDVSPLLPELRQRQPPVRELQSGLPLPERVLTANAYLGAAPIQAALDAGAQVVITGRCVDSAVTLGVLMHAFGWQPGDHDLLAAGSLAGHIIECGCQATGGLHTDWDTVPDWPNIGYPIVECRADGSFVVTKPAGTGGKVTPAVVGEQMLYEIGDPGAYLLPDVVADFTQVRIEQAGEHRVRVHGARGRAPTASYKVCATYVEGFKSAAQLTIVGFDAVAKARRTGEAILARTGTLFAEHGFGPYSGVQLEVLGAESCYGPHAQAAQTREAVLRLAVTHARKEALELFAREVAPAGTSWAPGTTGAGGGRSSVSPSIRQFAFLLDKSKVQARVTLNGQRIELPPDAAFAPEERPASPTPSTAASTQACEPAGDDAIEVPLIRLAWARSGDKGDTSNIGVIARHPSVLPLLHEQLTEARVAAWLAHLVKGKVTRYEVPGIRAFNFVCEQALGGGGMASLRNDPLGKGMGQILLAMPVRAGAALLALAAAGTANA